From Jeotgalibaca dankookensis, one genomic window encodes:
- the trkA gene encoding Trk system potassium transporter TrkA: protein MKIVIAGGGKVGSVLCTELATEENDIILIEKNEKRLDQLINSNDISGIAGNGASYGIQEEAGVKNCDIFIAVTPADEVNLMACILAKKLGAKYTIARVRNPEYSNHFEPFRESLGVNLMINPELESARSIARIIKFPTILSIQAFAKNKVELIEVEVRPDSPLDNLSLFDFRTRYGEILVCAIRRKEETLIPTGKDHIHAGDHVFVLGSKQTIRKFYRTILPRTKEVHSALIIGGGRLTYYLIDYLKEYRMSIKVIELNRSVAEELSAVYPDVEVILGDGTDQDVLQQEGINNYNAFVSLTGVDEENIIASLYAARQDVDKVITKVNREILLKIFDGLGMESIITPKRVIANTILHFVRSLGNNAVSDVEALYRLADNQAEAIQFKVKATSRVIGIPLQTMKTKKNLLVGYIVRDRKLIIPSGQDVIKADDQVIIITKDKYFDDIDDILK, encoded by the coding sequence ATGAAAATCGTGATTGCCGGCGGAGGGAAAGTGGGCTCCGTTCTTTGTACCGAATTAGCAACCGAAGAAAATGACATTATCTTAATTGAAAAAAATGAAAAACGTCTGGATCAACTAATCAACAGTAATGATATATCTGGTATCGCTGGTAATGGTGCAAGCTATGGCATCCAAGAAGAAGCCGGCGTTAAGAATTGTGATATTTTTATTGCCGTTACACCCGCCGATGAAGTGAATCTGATGGCTTGTATCTTAGCAAAAAAGTTAGGAGCTAAATATACGATTGCGCGTGTGCGTAATCCAGAATATTCCAATCATTTTGAGCCGTTCCGCGAGAGCTTAGGGGTCAATTTAATGATCAACCCCGAATTAGAATCTGCTCGTAGTATTGCCCGTATTATTAAATTTCCAACAATCTTAAGTATCCAAGCCTTTGCAAAAAACAAAGTAGAGCTGATTGAAGTTGAAGTACGCCCTGATAGCCCGCTGGATAACTTATCACTTTTTGATTTCCGAACCCGTTATGGGGAGATTTTGGTGTGCGCGATTCGCCGAAAAGAAGAAACGCTCATTCCAACCGGTAAAGACCATATTCACGCAGGCGACCATGTTTTTGTCCTAGGCAGTAAACAAACGATACGTAAATTTTATAGAACCATTCTTCCTCGAACTAAAGAAGTTCATTCTGCTCTTATTATCGGGGGAGGCCGTTTAACCTACTATTTAATCGACTATTTAAAAGAGTATCGTATGTCGATCAAGGTCATCGAACTCAATCGATCGGTAGCGGAAGAGCTGAGTGCAGTCTATCCGGATGTTGAAGTGATTTTGGGAGATGGAACGGATCAAGACGTCTTGCAACAGGAGGGTATTAATAATTATAATGCTTTCGTCTCATTAACCGGCGTAGACGAGGAAAATATTATTGCATCTCTTTACGCAGCACGTCAAGACGTGGATAAAGTCATCACGAAAGTAAACCGCGAGATTCTTTTAAAAATATTTGATGGTCTCGGTATGGAATCCATTATTACACCCAAACGTGTCATCGCGAACACAATTTTGCACTTTGTACGCAGCCTTGGGAACAATGCCGTTTCAGATGTGGAAGCTCTTTATCGTTTAGCGGATAACCAAGCAGAAGCCATCCAATTTAAAGTCAAAGCGACCAGTAGAGTCATTGGAATCCCGTTGCAAACCATGAAAACTAAAAAGAATCTGTTAGTCGGTTATATTGTCCGCGATCGGAAGTTAATTATTCCATCTGGACAAGATGTTATCAAAGCCGATGACCAAGTAATTATTATAACCAAAGATAAATACTTCGATGACATCGATGATATCTTGAAATAG